A part of Candidatus Electrothrix aestuarii genomic DNA contains:
- a CDS encoding DUF6444 domain-containing protein: MHLSREELLKIDKQFIDSLPGKSAKELCLLALDDLKELHERLGQNSENSSMPPSSNFPWARFDADAQADEEEPDEEQVEATDIELDDSDEESAEHDENADRSDQQDSPENTDDRPKGNKPGKQPGATGHGRTQKLPVHDTIIHKAGTCSACNLELDETCDFTARTGHYVVDIEVGDATGPGIEVINTKHIYGDTTCGGCGHVNRLMPHRLEKTKTGGLK, from the coding sequence ATGCACCTATCCAGAGAAGAGTTGCTAAAAATAGATAAGCAGTTTATTGACTCCTTGCCCGGTAAGAGTGCAAAGGAGCTGTGCCTGCTCGCACTTGATGACCTCAAAGAACTTCACGAACGGCTGGGTCAAAATTCCGAAAACAGCTCCATGCCTCCCAGCTCAAATTTCCCCTGGGCCCGGTTTGATGCCGACGCTCAAGCCGACGAGGAGGAACCGGATGAAGAGCAAGTCGAAGCCACGGACATAGAACTCGACGATTCTGACGAGGAGTCCGCCGAGCATGATGAGAATGCGGACAGGTCCGACCAGCAGGATTCCCCCGAAAATACCGATGATCGCCCCAAGGGCAATAAACCCGGCAAGCAACCCGGTGCCACCGGGCATGGTCGAACGCAAAAACTTCCCGTACACGACACCATCATTCACAAAGCAGGCACCTGCTCGGCTTGTAACCTTGAGCTGGACGAAACATGCGACTTCACCGCTCGCACCGGTCATTATGTCGTTGATATTGAGGTGGGCGATGCCACCGGTCCGGGAATAGAGGTGATCAACACCAAGCATATCTACGGAGACACGACTTGCGGCGGCTGTGGTCATGTCAATCGGCTTATGCCCCATCGTCTCGAAAAAACGAAGACTGGGGGGTTGAAATAA
- a CDS encoding IS66 family transposase translates to MVGPKLTALIVCLSKRMRLSRRRIREFLQDWLRLDLGIGTINQCIHEAGRAASPLSDEFLEEVRESLILFVDETSWKEWGKKQWLWVFTSLKVTFYIIGLRSQKVLDYVLGQTFKGLLMSDGYNAYRKFLNRLRCWAHLLRKTKGLKQSLSDDPRTFGTEAHAVLTELMDVIYKAREGPPTDLLPIYREFLAEFKECCMKYRDSDHKKTRELSREFLNDWDTIFHVLSNPTWPLTNNEAEQALRHWVIARKLSHGTRNGQGSHVFAILASVIDTCRKRNACPWKYLAEVITARRQGLDVPPLPLAA, encoded by the coding sequence ATGGTCGGCCCAAAATTGACCGCTCTGATCGTGTGCCTCTCCAAGCGCATGCGCCTTTCTCGCCGCCGCATCCGGGAATTTCTGCAGGATTGGCTGCGATTGGATTTGGGCATCGGTACGATCAATCAATGTATCCATGAAGCTGGCCGCGCCGCTTCTCCCCTTAGCGATGAGTTTCTTGAGGAGGTGCGTGAATCACTGATCCTGTTCGTGGATGAGACATCCTGGAAGGAGTGGGGCAAGAAACAGTGGTTATGGGTCTTTACCTCGCTGAAAGTCACCTTTTACATCATTGGCCTTCGCAGCCAAAAAGTACTTGATTATGTGCTCGGCCAAACCTTTAAGGGATTGCTGATGAGCGACGGCTACAATGCCTATCGTAAGTTCCTCAACAGGCTCCGCTGCTGGGCGCATTTACTGCGCAAGACAAAAGGTTTGAAACAGAGCCTGAGCGATGATCCCCGCACATTCGGCACCGAGGCCCATGCGGTGCTCACCGAGTTGATGGATGTAATTTACAAGGCTCGCGAGGGGCCTCCCACGGACCTTTTGCCAATATACAGAGAATTCCTGGCCGAATTTAAGGAATGCTGCATGAAATATCGCGATTCAGATCATAAAAAAACACGCGAGCTGTCCAGAGAATTTCTCAACGACTGGGACACGATTTTTCATGTGTTGTCGAATCCGACGTGGCCCCTGACCAATAATGAGGCGGAGCAAGCGTTACGTCATTGGGTTATTGCGCGCAAATTAAGCCACGGTACCCGTAATGGTCAAGGTAGTCATGTGTTTGCCATACTTGCGAGCGTGATTGATACGTGTAGGAAGCGCAACGCCTGTCCGTGGAAATATCTCGCCGAGGTTATCACGGCTCGGCGTCAGGGGCTGGATGTACCTCCTCTGCCTCTTGCTGCGTAA